One region of Marinitoga sp. 1197 genomic DNA includes:
- the rpsM gene encoding 30S ribosomal protein S13 — translation MPRILGVEVPNNKKLFIALTYIYGIGKHRAMEILESTGIDPDKRAKELTDDEISKITHYINEHYLVEGELRQEIQKSIARLIEIGSYRGYRHKNGLPVRGQKTHSNARTRKGPRPSKIGKKK, via the coding sequence ATGCCACGTATTTTGGGTGTTGAAGTACCAAACAACAAGAAGTTGTTCATTGCTCTTACATATATATATGGAATAGGCAAACATAGAGCAATGGAAATATTAGAATCAACAGGGATAGATCCTGACAAAAGGGCAAAAGAATTAACAGATGATGAAATTAGTAAAATAACACATTATATTAACGAACATTACCTCGTTGAAGGAGAATTAAGACAGGAAATTCAAAAAAGTATAGCGAGATTAATTGAAATCGGTTCATACAGAGGTTACAGGCATAAAAATGGATTACCTGTTAGAGGACAAAAAACACATTCAAACGCAAGAACAAGAAAGGGTCCAAGACCTTCAAAAATCGGCAAGAAAAAGTAA
- the rpmD gene encoding 50S ribosomal protein L30, producing the protein MAKLKIKLVRGRAGKNYRQLATLDALGLRKPNQEVIKEDRPEIRGMITKVQHLIKVEEIEE; encoded by the coding sequence ATGGCTAAATTAAAAATAAAACTTGTAAGAGGAAGAGCGGGAAAAAATTATAGACAACTCGCCACCTTAGATGCCTTGGGGTTAAGAAAACCTAATCAAGAAGTAATAAAAGAAGATAGACCAGAAATAAGAGGTATGATAACAAAGGTACAACATCTTATAAAAGTTGAAGAAATTGAAGAATGA
- the map gene encoding type I methionyl aminopeptidase, whose product MILVKTQSEVDKMKRAGRQLAILFEKIKDLVVEGSNAYEVEKFVNSYMKAKGFIPTFKGYGGFPYATCISVNEEIVHGFPLKEKIFKNGDIVSIDMGLTLDGYIADAARTFIIGEVSEEIKKLVEVTEKSFWIGIEQAIPGNKIGDIGNAIQTYVESFGFSIIKDYVGHGVGRKLHEDPQIPNYGSKGKGPLIRERMTFAIEPMVSIGTHKVEVLEDGWTAITADRSYAAHYENTLVITKNGPEILTILD is encoded by the coding sequence ATGATTTTAGTTAAGACGCAATCCGAAGTTGATAAAATGAAGCGAGCTGGAAGACAGCTCGCTATCCTCTTTGAGAAAATAAAGGATTTAGTAGTAGAAGGTTCGAATGCATATGAAGTAGAAAAATTTGTTAATAGTTATATGAAAGCGAAAGGTTTTATTCCTACATTCAAAGGTTATGGTGGATTTCCGTATGCTACATGTATATCGGTAAACGAAGAAATTGTGCATGGATTTCCACTAAAGGAAAAAATATTCAAAAATGGGGATATAGTATCAATAGATATGGGGTTAACATTAGACGGATATATAGCGGACGCCGCAAGGACATTCATTATAGGTGAAGTTTCTGAAGAAATAAAAAAATTAGTCGAAGTAACGGAAAAATCATTCTGGATAGGTATAGAACAGGCTATTCCAGGAAACAAAATAGGAGATATCGGCAATGCTATTCAAACATATGTTGAGTCATTTGGATTTTCAATAATTAAAGATTATGTTGGGCATGGAGTTGGAAGAAAATTACATGAAGATCCGCAAATTCCAAATTATGGGTCAAAAGGAAAAGGTCCTCTAATTAGAGAAAGAATGACTTTTGCAATAGAACCAATGGTATCTATAGGAACACATAAGGTTGAAGTGTTGGAAGATGGTTGGACTGCTATTACAGCAGATAGATCGTATGCAGCTCACTATGAAAATACTCTGGTTATCACCAAAAATGGTCCAGAGATATTAACCATATTAGATTAG
- the rho gene encoding transcription termination factor Rho, producing the protein MGKLNQMSRRQLYNLARKYGIENYSVLTDHELKFKILSKQTESFGYFFHEGVLEILPDGYGFLRNTHNSLLNGNDDVYVSQSQIRRFNLATGDTVAGQVRPPKEGEKFFALLRVEAVNYQAPEHARDRISFENLTPVYPNERLQLESESSPVSSRIIDIFSPIGKGQRGLIVAPPKAGKTTLLKDMANSIAKNNPETKRIVLLIDERPEEVTDIRETVDAEVIAAPFDMDPKNQIKVAEMTLNMAKRLVEFGHDVIILMDSLTRLARAYNLYVPPSGKLLSGGVDPSALTFPKKFFGAARRIREGGSLTILATALVETGSKMDEVIFEEFKGTGNMELVLSRELANKRIFPSIDIKLSGTRKEELLFTKEELRYSWILRNWLHDLSKEEAIMEIFRLMRKYDNNKKLFKEIEKQKFMN; encoded by the coding sequence ATGGGAAAATTAAATCAAATGTCCAGAAGACAATTATATAATCTTGCACGAAAATATGGAATAGAAAATTACTCTGTATTGACTGATCATGAATTAAAATTTAAAATACTCAGCAAACAAACTGAATCATTTGGATATTTTTTTCATGAAGGAGTTCTTGAAATATTACCAGATGGATATGGTTTTTTAAGGAATACACACAATTCTTTATTAAACGGAAATGATGATGTATATGTATCTCAATCACAAATCAGAAGGTTTAATTTAGCAACAGGTGATACAGTTGCAGGGCAGGTACGTCCTCCCAAAGAAGGAGAAAAATTTTTTGCATTATTGCGTGTTGAAGCTGTAAATTATCAGGCACCTGAGCATGCAAGAGATAGAATTTCTTTTGAAAATCTTACACCAGTCTATCCAAATGAAAGGCTTCAACTGGAATCTGAATCTTCCCCAGTTAGTTCAAGAATTATAGACATATTTTCACCTATTGGTAAAGGGCAAAGAGGTCTTATAGTTGCACCACCAAAAGCTGGTAAAACAACATTATTAAAAGACATGGCAAATTCTATAGCAAAAAATAATCCAGAGACCAAAAGAATAGTATTATTAATAGATGAAAGACCTGAAGAGGTTACAGATATAAGAGAAACAGTTGATGCGGAAGTAATAGCAGCGCCTTTTGATATGGACCCAAAAAATCAGATAAAAGTTGCTGAAATGACTTTAAATATGGCAAAAAGATTGGTTGAATTTGGTCATGATGTTATTATATTAATGGATTCATTGACAAGGCTTGCAAGAGCATATAACCTTTATGTTCCGCCAAGTGGTAAATTATTAAGTGGAGGTGTAGATCCTTCTGCATTAACATTTCCGAAAAAATTTTTTGGTGCCGCAAGACGAATTAGAGAGGGAGGAAGTTTAACTATATTGGCGACAGCGCTTGTTGAAACTGGTTCAAAGATGGATGAAGTAATATTTGAAGAATTTAAAGGAACGGGAAATATGGAATTGGTATTATCAAGAGAATTAGCAAATAAAAGAATATTCCCATCAATAGATATAAAACTTTCTGGAACAAGAAAAGAAGAATTATTATTTACAAAAGAAGAACTTAGATATTCATGGATTTTAAGAAATTGGTTACATGATTTGTCAAAAGAAGAAGCAATAATGGAGATTTTCAGATTAATGAGAAAATATGACAATAATAAAAAATTATTTAAAGAAATAGAAAAACAAAAATTTATGAATTAA
- the secY gene encoding preprotein translocase subunit SecY, giving the protein MKEAFKNMWKIPELRDRIIFTLIALIAFRIGIYIPIPGIDLVRWEGFIAGLGGASQGLISFFDVFTGGSLKQFSIFVLSVTPYINASIILQLLASVIPSLKEMLKEGEEGRKKFGRLTRQVTLGLALLQGFFLSLGVAGYRAPNLNYLLFILISTTSIVAGTMFLLWLGEMITEKGIGNGISVLIFAGIVSRFPQYVASGLVGRLSIFEWIILIIVAIAVVVGTVYLQTSERRINVQYAKRVVGNKIYGGASTYIPIKVNGGGVLPIIFASAIMTLPSMLATATGAQWVSRWFGYGTPIYLIIYALLIFFFAYFYNSVVIDPNDISENIKKYGGFIPGIRPGKPTSDYITKTMMRVTFIGAVFLVVISLLPYIIRSASGVNIWIGGTSALIAVGVSLDIMQQIEAHMITRQYEGFMKKGKLRGRR; this is encoded by the coding sequence ATGAAAGAAGCATTTAAAAATATGTGGAAGATCCCGGAACTCCGGGATCGTATTATATTTACATTAATAGCTTTAATAGCTTTTAGAATAGGAATATATATACCTATTCCAGGTATAGATTTAGTAAGATGGGAAGGTTTTATAGCAGGATTAGGAGGAGCTTCACAAGGATTAATTAGTTTTTTTGATGTATTTACAGGAGGATCTTTAAAACAGTTTTCAATTTTTGTTTTAAGTGTAACACCTTATATTAACGCATCAATTATTTTACAATTATTAGCATCAGTAATTCCAAGTTTGAAAGAAATGTTAAAAGAAGGGGAAGAGGGTAGAAAAAAATTTGGAAGATTGACGAGACAGGTTACGTTAGGTCTTGCATTGCTTCAAGGATTTTTCTTGTCATTAGGAGTAGCTGGATATAGAGCTCCTAATTTGAATTATTTATTATTTATATTGATATCAACAACATCAATAGTTGCAGGAACCATGTTCTTATTATGGTTAGGTGAAATGATAACAGAAAAAGGTATAGGTAATGGAATATCAGTATTGATTTTTGCAGGTATAGTATCAAGATTTCCGCAATATGTAGCAAGTGGTTTAGTTGGAAGATTAAGCATTTTTGAATGGATAATATTAATTATAGTAGCAATTGCAGTAGTTGTGGGAACAGTTTATTTACAAACATCAGAAAGAAGAATAAATGTTCAATATGCAAAAAGAGTTGTTGGAAATAAAATATATGGAGGAGCTTCTACATACATTCCAATAAAAGTAAACGGTGGTGGTGTATTACCAATAATTTTCGCATCAGCGATTATGACATTACCCTCAATGCTTGCAACCGCAACAGGAGCTCAATGGGTAAGTAGATGGTTTGGTTATGGCACACCAATTTATTTAATAATATATGCATTACTTATATTCTTCTTTGCATATTTTTATAATTCAGTTGTTATTGATCCAAATGATATATCAGAAAATATAAAGAAATATGGCGGTTTTATACCAGGTATAAGACCTGGAAAACCAACATCAGATTATATAACCAAAACAATGATGAGAGTAACATTTATTGGAGCAGTATTCCTTGTGGTGATTTCTTTATTACCTTACATTATTAGAAGTGCATCTGGGGTTAATATATGGATAGGTGGAACTTCAGCACTTATTGCAGTAGGTGTTTCATTAGATATAATGCAACAAATTGAAGCTCATATGATAACAAGGCAATATGAAGGTTTTATGAAAAAAGGCAAACTCCGTGGGAGGAGATAA
- the rpsE gene encoding 30S ribosomal protein S5, which yields MTLDKNLMASAAAEEFEERIIEIRRVTKVTTGGKNISFRVVAVVGNRNGKVGVGSGNAREVPQAIRKAIQNAKKNMIEVPVKNGTIPHEVLGKQDASKVLLKPAGPGTGIIASAAVRAVVELAGVHNILSKALGSTTAINLSKATLNGLKELKSPKEYAELRDLSVKKVFQGAHKEG from the coding sequence ATGACCTTAGATAAGAATTTAATGGCTTCAGCAGCTGCTGAAGAATTTGAAGAAAGAATAATAGAAATTAGAAGGGTTACAAAGGTTACAACAGGAGGAAAAAATATATCTTTTAGAGTTGTTGCTGTTGTAGGAAATAGGAATGGAAAAGTTGGAGTTGGAAGTGGAAATGCAAGAGAAGTTCCTCAAGCAATAAGGAAAGCAATTCAAAATGCAAAGAAAAATATGATAGAAGTTCCAGTAAAAAATGGTACTATACCTCATGAAGTATTAGGAAAACAGGATGCTTCAAAGGTATTATTAAAGCCTGCCGGACCAGGTACAGGTATTATTGCTTCAGCAGCAGTTCGTGCTGTTGTAGAATTAGCAGGAGTACATAATATTCTTTCGAAAGCATTGGGTTCAACAACTGCTATAAATTTATCGAAAGCAACATTGAACGGATTAAAAGAATTAAAATCTCCAAAAGAATATGCAGAACTTAGAGACTTGAGTGTTAAAAAGGTATTTCAAGGTGCCCATAAGGAGGGATAA
- the rplO gene encoding 50S ribosomal protein L15: protein MSLKISDLKPAEGSRKVAKRTGRGWSSGLGKTGGKGHKGQKSRGKGKVRPSFEGGQTPLFRRIPKYGFTNAPFKKNYAEINISVLESKFEANEEITPEKLLEKRILKKIKDGVKVLGNGELTKPLKVKAHAFSKKAQEKIESAGGSVEVIQ from the coding sequence ATGTCTCTTAAAATATCAGACTTAAAACCCGCCGAAGGATCAAGAAAAGTAGCTAAAAGAACAGGAAGAGGTTGGAGTTCTGGGTTAGGAAAAACAGGTGGAAAAGGACATAAAGGTCAAAAATCCAGAGGTAAAGGAAAGGTTAGACCAAGTTTTGAAGGTGGTCAAACACCTTTATTTAGAAGAATTCCAAAATATGGATTTACAAATGCACCATTTAAAAAGAATTATGCAGAAATAAATATTTCTGTATTAGAAAGTAAATTCGAAGCAAACGAAGAAATAACTCCAGAAAAACTTTTAGAAAAAAGAATACTTAAAAAAATAAAAGATGGTGTAAAAGTATTAGGAAATGGTGAATTGACAAAACCATTAAAAGTAAAAGCTCATGCTTTTAGTAAAAAAGCACAGGAGAAAATAGAATCAGCCGGCGGAAGTGTCGAGGTGATTCAGTAA
- a CDS encoding DNA-directed RNA polymerase subunit alpha — translation MEFIKPEKMILETLEESEELEYKYGRFVLSPLERGYAVTIGNALRRVLLSSIPGLAITSIRIPGKLHEFDVIEGVQEDILEITVNLKKVELKVTDFDNITNLKEPIILRIDKMGPAEIKAGDIITPAGIEIANPEFKIATMNTNRKFEMELYATIGKGFVSTAEMDLSKDIEYIYIDGVYSPVIRVNYLTENVRVGKRTDYDKLILEVWTKKSVDPKDALVKATKILIEHFNIIYASWKEIIEEKEEEQPIIEIGENIVDESATQEVEDEFKTINIEILETKIDELDLSKRAKNCLKREKIHTVRDILKKDPDELMKIKNFGKKSLDEIRKELKEKFQLDYDEIQKGGA, via the coding sequence ATGGAATTTATCAAACCGGAGAAAATGATATTAGAAACTTTAGAAGAATCAGAAGAATTAGAATACAAATATGGCAGGTTTGTCTTGTCGCCTTTAGAAAGAGGATATGCAGTTACAATAGGTAACGCATTGAGAAGAGTATTGTTATCCTCAATTCCTGGATTGGCAATTACCAGCATCAGAATTCCAGGAAAATTACATGAATTTGATGTAATAGAAGGCGTTCAAGAGGATATTTTAGAAATCACAGTTAATTTAAAGAAAGTGGAACTAAAAGTAACAGATTTTGATAATATAACTAATTTAAAAGAACCAATAATTTTAAGAATAGACAAAATGGGTCCAGCTGAAATAAAAGCTGGAGATATAATAACCCCTGCTGGAATTGAAATAGCAAATCCGGAATTTAAAATTGCAACTATGAATACAAATAGAAAATTCGAAATGGAATTATATGCAACTATTGGGAAAGGATTTGTTTCAACGGCAGAAATGGATTTATCAAAAGATATAGAATATATATATATAGATGGAGTTTACAGCCCTGTTATTAGAGTAAATTATTTAACAGAGAATGTTCGTGTTGGTAAAAGAACTGATTATGACAAATTAATCCTGGAAGTATGGACGAAAAAATCAGTGGATCCCAAAGATGCTTTAGTAAAAGCAACCAAGATACTAATTGAACATTTTAACATTATATATGCATCATGGAAAGAGATTATAGAAGAAAAAGAAGAAGAACAACCTATTATTGAAATAGGTGAAAATATTGTAGATGAATCTGCAACTCAAGAAGTAGAAGATGAATTTAAAACTATTAATATTGAAATATTAGAGACAAAAATTGATGAATTAGATTTAAGCAAAAGAGCAAAAAATTGTTTAAAAAGAGAAAAAATACATACAGTTAGAGATATTCTAAAAAAGGATCCTGATGAATTAATGAAAATCAAAAACTTTGGAAAGAAATCCTTAGATGAGATCCGAAAGGAATTAAAAGAAAAATTCCAATTGGATTATGATGAGATCCAGAAGGGAGGAGCCTGA
- the rplQ gene encoding 50S ribosomal protein L17, which produces MRHRVKTNKLSRYASHRKALLKNLAREVFEHGSIITTTAKAKAVRPLVEKILTKAKEAKTTDNKDRSIALRRQINRYFNDRKFTNKVVDEIAPVFENRNSGYTRILKIGFRRGDAAELSLLQLVENIEKKENEEEK; this is translated from the coding sequence ATGAGACATAGAGTAAAAACAAACAAATTAAGCAGATATGCTTCACATAGGAAGGCATTATTAAAAAATTTAGCAAGAGAAGTGTTTGAGCATGGGAGCATAATAACAACAACAGCAAAAGCTAAAGCAGTAAGGCCATTAGTTGAAAAAATCTTGACAAAGGCTAAAGAAGCAAAAACAACAGACAATAAAGATAGAAGTATTGCTTTAAGAAGACAGATAAATAGATATTTTAATGATAGAAAATTTACGAATAAAGTAGTAGATGAAATTGCACCAGTATTTGAAAATAGAAACAGTGGATATACAAGAATATTAAAAATAGGGTTTAGAAGAGGAGATGCTGCAGAATTATCTTTATTACAATTAGTTGAAAATATAGAGAAAAAGGAAAACGAAGAAGAAAAATAA
- a CDS encoding alpha/beta fold hydrolase, protein MFLKRYKSTENSKKTFVIIHGLGEHSGRYKFLIDILLDIDYQVITFDLPGHGVSEGPKGYIKSFYKIYKFIEEITPEKFILFGHSMGGLIALRYTEYSNKKPEKLILSSPAVGKLYTAFHKILLSTIGWMGKISINNGIDPKDLCHDEKAIKEYLDDPLVHNKIAFKTAKQLFSEAEKALEEAENVDIPVLLQYGESDKIIKVDSCNELAKKFKTLVIQKHKYAKHEIFNEPRYKDKYISNILEFIN, encoded by the coding sequence ATGTTTTTGAAAAGATATAAAAGTACTGAAAATTCGAAAAAAACATTTGTAATTATTCACGGGTTAGGCGAGCATTCTGGAAGATACAAATTTTTAATAGATATACTTCTTGATATAGACTATCAGGTGATTACTTTTGATCTTCCAGGGCATGGAGTAAGTGAAGGACCAAAAGGTTATATAAAAAGTTTTTATAAAATATACAAATTTATAGAAGAAATAACACCAGAAAAATTTATATTATTTGGTCATAGTATGGGCGGCCTAATTGCATTAAGATATACAGAATATTCTAATAAAAAACCGGAAAAATTGATATTATCTTCTCCAGCAGTTGGAAAATTATATACAGCATTTCATAAAATTTTATTATCAACAATAGGATGGATGGGAAAAATATCAATAAACAATGGTATAGACCCAAAAGATTTATGTCATGATGAAAAGGCAATTAAAGAGTATTTAGATGATCCTCTTGTTCATAATAAAATAGCCTTTAAAACTGCAAAACAACTTTTTTCAGAAGCCGAAAAAGCTTTAGAAGAAGCGGAAAATGTTGATATACCCGTATTATTACAATATGGAGAATCCGATAAAATAATTAAAGTTGATAGTTGTAATGAATTAGCAAAAAAATTCAAAACATTGGTCATACAAAAACATAAATATGCCAAGCATGAGATTTTTAATGAACCACGATATAAAGATAAATATATTTCTAATATTTTAGAGTTTATAAATTAA
- the rpsD gene encoding 30S ribosomal protein S4, protein MARYIGSLCKLCRREGFKLYLKGERCYTDKCALARRPYAPGQHGKQTKKPTQYGLQLRSKQALKRIYGVLERQFRRYFDEASRKEGNTGENLMRILETRLDNVVYQMGYAVNRRTARQLVRHGHFLVNGKKVDIPSYRVKPGDVIEVKEKSRSILPIKQGIELTQKANKKLDWIEVDYNAFKGTFLRLPTLDEMEVPVDLQAIIELYSK, encoded by the coding sequence ATGGCAAGATATATAGGATCTCTTTGTAAACTTTGTAGAAGAGAAGGATTTAAATTATATTTAAAAGGTGAAAGATGTTATACAGACAAATGTGCTCTTGCAAGAAGACCATATGCACCAGGGCAACACGGAAAACAAACAAAAAAACCAACACAATATGGATTACAATTAAGATCAAAACAAGCATTAAAAAGAATTTATGGTGTATTAGAAAGACAGTTTAGAAGATACTTTGATGAAGCTTCAAGAAAAGAAGGAAATACAGGAGAAAACTTAATGAGAATTCTTGAAACAAGATTGGACAATGTTGTATATCAAATGGGGTATGCAGTAAACAGAAGAACAGCAAGACAATTAGTAAGACATGGACATTTCCTTGTGAACGGTAAAAAAGTGGATATTCCATCATATAGAGTAAAACCAGGAGATGTTATTGAAGTGAAAGAAAAGAGTAGATCAATATTACCTATTAAACAGGGAATCGAATTAACTCAAAAAGCAAACAAAAAATTAGATTGGATAGAAGTAGATTATAATGCATTCAAAGGTACATTTTTAAGATTACCAACATTAGATGAGATGGAAGTACCAGTAGACTTACAGGCTATCATCGAGCTTTATTCAAAATAA
- a CDS encoding adenylate kinase produces MKKLNLLFFGPPGAGKGTIAKEVSKKYNIPHISTGDMLREAVASGSELGKKIKSVLDSGQLVSDEIMLEVIKNRLNQNDVEKGFILDGFPRTLPQAEALETLLKDIKNPITGIIYLEVDEKTVVKRITSRRICPKCGKIYNVITLKPKIENKCDICGEELIQRDDDKEEVVRDRYKVYMEKTYPVIEFYRKYNQFFTLDGSGTVEIVTKEVFNILEGII; encoded by the coding sequence ATGAAAAAGCTTAACTTATTGTTTTTTGGTCCTCCTGGAGCAGGAAAAGGAACTATAGCTAAAGAAGTTTCTAAAAAATATAATATACCTCATATTTCTACAGGTGATATGTTAAGAGAAGCTGTAGCTTCAGGAAGTGAATTAGGAAAAAAAATAAAATCAGTATTAGATAGTGGACAACTTGTATCAGACGAAATAATGTTGGAAGTAATAAAAAACAGATTAAATCAAAATGATGTTGAAAAAGGCTTTATATTAGATGGATTTCCAAGAACTTTACCACAAGCTGAAGCATTAGAAACTTTATTAAAGGATATAAAAAATCCTATAACGGGAATAATATACCTTGAAGTTGATGAGAAAACAGTTGTAAAAAGAATAACCTCACGAAGAATATGTCCAAAATGTGGAAAAATATATAATGTAATAACATTAAAACCAAAAATAGAAAATAAATGTGATATATGTGGTGAAGAATTGATTCAAAGAGATGATGATAAAGAAGAAGTAGTAAGGGATAGATACAAAGTATATATGGAAAAAACATACCCCGTAATAGAATTTTATAGAAAGTATAACCAATTCTTTACATTAGACGGTAGTGGAACGGTTGAAATAGTTACAAAAGAAGTGTTTAATATATTGGAAGGGATAATATGA
- the infA gene encoding translation initiation factor IF-1, with product MAKKDDVIVMEGHIVESLPNATFRVKLDNGHMILAHISGKMRKNFIRLVPGDRVIVEVSIYDLNRGRIIRRERIKRNPSSEEE from the coding sequence GTGGCAAAAAAAGATGATGTTATTGTAATGGAAGGTCATATTGTAGAATCGTTACCAAATGCTACATTTAGAGTAAAATTGGATAATGGTCATATGATTCTCGCTCATATTTCCGGTAAAATGAGGAAAAATTTTATAAGATTAGTACCAGGAGATAGAGTGATAGTAGAAGTATCTATCTATGATTTAAATAGAGGAAGAATAATAAGAAGAGAGAGAATTAAGAGAAATCCAAGTAGTGAGGAGGAATGA
- the rpmJ gene encoding 50S ribosomal protein L36 — protein MKVRASVKKRCEHCRVIRRKGRVWVVCSKNPKHNQRQG, from the coding sequence ATGAAAGTAAGAGCCTCAGTAAAGAAAAGATGTGAACATTGTAGAGTTATAAGAAGAAAAGGCAGAGTATGGGTAGTTTGTTCCAAAAATCCTAAGCATAACCAAAGACAGGGATAA
- a CDS encoding cache domain-containing protein, whose protein sequence is MKINSKILILVFSLLFISFSIFFYISLTNSQNSLQQSFVDKLIVARDSKKVFLEKTLSEVKNDLVYFTEMPVIIENLNGFYGEEDFSKSLGGFDKYLKDLQIVYYEKNPYKNREKLDNFFYDDNFDQNKISPDILDEIYQYNSIHEQINPLLRKLINIKEIYYDIYYITPDGYILYSVKKNEDFGTNIENGKYKDTVLGRLYNILKQSNDDNVHFSDIESYNIGEEEHGFFAGKRVLYDGENVGYLIVRILDETFENIFLDKSGMGETGKTYIVSEDKIMKNNLPGEETILKQKVETDYVEKALSGETGWEIGRNYKGEKVIVAYAPFKYKEIKWAFISEVSTKEAFLASEKIKIVLIITSIIILIISIIISIIFARKISKPLMELSKKVD, encoded by the coding sequence ATGAAAATAAATTCTAAAATTCTCATACTGGTGTTTTCTTTGCTTTTCATATCCTTTTCGATATTCTTTTATATAAGTCTTACCAATTCACAAAATTCACTTCAACAAAGTTTTGTTGATAAGCTCATAGTTGCAAGAGATTCAAAAAAAGTATTTTTAGAAAAAACATTATCTGAGGTAAAAAACGATTTAGTTTATTTCACAGAAATGCCAGTTATAATAGAAAATTTAAATGGTTTTTATGGTGAAGAAGATTTTTCAAAAAGTTTAGGTGGATTTGATAAATATTTAAAAGACTTACAGATAGTATATTATGAAAAAAACCCATATAAAAATAGAGAAAAATTAGATAATTTTTTCTATGATGATAATTTTGATCAAAATAAAATATCACCAGATATATTGGATGAAATATATCAATATAATTCCATACATGAGCAGATAAACCCATTATTAAGAAAATTAATAAATATAAAAGAAATATATTATGATATTTATTATATAACGCCTGATGGTTATATATTGTATTCTGTGAAAAAAAACGAAGATTTTGGAACAAATATAGAAAATGGTAAATATAAAGATACTGTTTTAGGAAGGTTATATAATATTCTAAAACAGTCTAATGATGATAATGTTCATTTTTCGGATATAGAATCATATAATATTGGTGAAGAAGAACACGGTTTTTTTGCCGGAAAAAGAGTATTATATGATGGTGAAAATGTAGGGTATTTAATAGTCAGAATTTTAGATGAAACATTTGAAAATATATTTCTTGACAAAAGTGGAATGGGAGAAACAGGAAAGACATATATAGTAAGTGAAGATAAAATAATGAAAAACAATCTACCAGGAGAAGAAACGATATTAAAACAAAAAGTAGAAACAGATTATGTAGAAAAGGCATTATCAGGAGAAACAGGATGGGAAATAGGGAGAAATTACAAAGGTGAAAAAGTAATAGTGGCATATGCGCCATTTAAATACAAAGAAATAAAATGGGCATTTATATCAGAAGTATCGACAAAAGAAGCATTTTTAGCATCAGAAAAGATAAAAATAGTGTTGATAATAACCTCAATAATAATATTAATAATATCGATAATAATATCAATAATATTTGCCAGAAAAATATCAAAACCATTAATGGAATTAAGCAAAAAAGTAGACA
- the rpsK gene encoding 30S ribosomal protein S11, whose amino-acid sequence MARRTTQKKKKISLEKAVVHIQSTFNNTIITLTDPAGNTLYWASGGTAGFSGTKKGTPYASQLAADKVAKEALKYGVKRLDVYVKGPGAGRESAIRTMQAAGLVIENIKDKTPIPHNGCRPKKRKGM is encoded by the coding sequence ATGGCTAGGAGAACAACTCAAAAGAAAAAGAAAATATCTCTTGAAAAAGCAGTTGTACATATCCAATCAACTTTTAACAATACGATAATAACATTAACAGATCCAGCAGGAAATACATTATATTGGGCAAGTGGAGGAACAGCTGGTTTTTCAGGAACAAAAAAAGGAACTCCATATGCTTCACAGTTAGCAGCAGACAAAGTTGCAAAAGAAGCTTTGAAATATGGAGTAAAGAGATTAGATGTATATGTAAAAGGACCAGGTGCTGGAAGAGAATCAGCAATAAGAACAATGCAAGCTGCAGGGTTGGTAATTGAAAATATTAAAGATAAAACTCCAATACCTCATAATGGTTGTAGACCAAAGAAAAGAAAAGGAATGTAA